A genomic window from Solea senegalensis isolate Sse05_10M unplaced genomic scaffold, IFAPA_SoseM_1 scf7180000013955, whole genome shotgun sequence includes:
- the LOC122760701 gene encoding uncharacterized protein LOC122760701: MESTEMESKSEATNIVLKTEQKSPQQEQILNTTSLSHHNRMDGQPSTSSPAQTTTKPAGLNNEEPPHTFDKMQGQSLGDMNLSWPGLNYQKLGHDDHRSSTPHISVTESTPDRTRKLQVPVTKLQVPSQCDNSIKEELPDEQQRLMSMICHGQRGRMDDQCCSLEASKSAPCTPKHTDAKLSISTLNAGPDSEKFFNLLANTQSHRLDDQRMTLPSLPGLQKENATSTAGDSGYLCYMVSKVQGSRMEEQRCLLPRIQTKETHSSPKKDKPVSEAGPPRSASFSPSSDIERPRSKDKASEKPVLTPDEQDDFFNFVSNSQRGRMDEQRCVLSVSPQSTPKHKPNQSTIPKGPGSENFFTMLANSQSQRLDDQRASLISLQGIQNGGSTSTSNAAEVDASYLCYMVSKVQGSRIDEQRCPAPQISQNIGTPSAQRKDQTNADTSTKAPQRSASLNRDKPDQHQPEASQAEQKKFLQMISHAQSGRMEEQRCSLQPSRSTPATPTHTHATTGAEADAFFKMLASSQSRRLDDQRVSLTTLPGISENSEQKKYIKAEIPACPPLITVAESTPTTPRKGGPNSQPQMNNADPGSPSTLPKSASFSPETEYLKNLNFPAQVTLRVSMSFTPQQGRENVVQPCTFPEVYLTLGAPGDNFVIPLSPGPGRPLSFNLNLVPKEDVTSKHDSPSCGSPRKANSRPSSPNPVATRSSSPHKLEKLVASSTGPLEDCVSLIEQSHTAQLQKGMAQGGQKCKGNPGKGREKVDQGKGKGCGKKDRKDGGK, encoded by the exons ATGGAATCTACTGAGATGGAATCAAAATCAGAAGCTACCAACATCGTGCTG AAAACCGAACAGAAATCTCCCCAACAGGAGCAGATCCTCAACACAACGAGCCTCTCACATCATAATCGAATGGATGGACAGCCTTCCACCTCAAGCCCAGCACAAACCACAACTAAACCTGCTG GTTTAAACAATGAGGAGCCTCCCCATACCTTCGATAAGATGCAGGGACAAAGTCTCGGTGACATGAATTTGTCATGGCCAGGACTTAACTATCAG AAACTTGGGCATGATGACCACCGTAGCTCTACACCCCACATCTCTGTAACTGAGAGTACTCCAGACAGAACCAGGAAACTTCAGGTACCCGTCACCAAACTACAGGTACCCTCTCAGTGTGACAATTCCATAAAG GAAGAATTGCCAGATGAACAACAACGGTTGATGAGTATGATCTGCCATGGACAGCGTGGGCGTATGGACGATCAGTGCTGTTCCTTGGAAGCTAGCAAGAGTGCTCCTTGTacacccaaacacacagacgCAAAGCTTTCTATTAGTACATTAAATGCAG GTCCAGACTCTGAAAAGTTTTTTAATCTCTTGGCCAACACGCAGAGCCACCGGCTTGATGACCAGCGAATGACTCTTCCATCATTACCAGGGTTACAGAAAGAAAATGCCACATCAACAGCAGGAGATTCTGGCTACTTGTGTTACATGGTCTCTAAAGTTCAA GGTTCTAGAATGGAAGAACAGAGATGCTTGCTACCTCGAATCCAAACCAAGGAGACTCACTCTTCTCCAAAAAAGGATAAGCCTGTGTCTGAGGCAGGCCCTCCACGCTCAGCCTCTTTCAGTCCTAGTTCAGACATAGAGCGGCCAAGGAGTAAGGATAAAGCATCTGAAAAACCG GTCTTGACTCCAGATGAACAAGAtgatttttttaactttgtgaGTAATTCCCAGCGTGGGCGAATGGATGAGCAGCGATGTGTCTTGAGTGTTAGTCCACAGTCTACACCCAAACACAAACCCAACCAGAGCACCATTCCTAAAG GTCCAGGTTCTGAAAATTTTTTCACAATGCTGGCCAACTCTCAAAGCCAACGGCTTGATGATCAGCGAGCATCTCTAATTTCATTGCAAGGGATACAAAATGGAGGATCCACATCAACATCAAATGCTGCTGAGGTGGATGCGAGCTACTTATGTTACATGGTCTCCAAAGTGCAG GGGTCAAGGATAGATGAACAGAGATGCCCTGCACCCCAAATCTCTCAGAATATTGGGACCCCATCTGCTCAGCGTAAAGACCAGACCAATGCAGACACATCTACTAAAGCTCCACAGAGGTCTGCATCCTTAAACCGGGACAAACCTGACCAACATCAGCCG GAGGCATCTCAAGCTGAGCAGAAGAAGTTCCTCCAAATGATCAGTCATGCACAAAGTGGACGGATGGAAGAGCAACGGTGCTCTTTACAACCGAGTAGAAGTACACctgccacacccacacacacccacgcaaCAACAG GTGCAGAGGCGGATGCATTCTTCAAAATGCTTGCTTCCAGTCAGTCACGGCGTCTAGATGATCAGCGTGTTTCACTTACTACTTTGCCTGGGATAAGTGAGaattctgaacaaaaaaaatatataaaggCTGAAATCCCT GCTTGTCCCCCACTAATCACTGTGGCTGAAAGTACACCAACAACACCAAGGAAGGGCGGACCAAACTCTCAACCCCAAATGAACAACGCAGACCCTGGCTCTCCCAGCACTTTGCCTAAATCGGCTTCATTTAGCCCTGAAACTGAATACTTGAAAAATCTTAACTTTCCAGCACAG gtaaCACTGAGGGTGTCCATGAGTTTCACACCACAACAG GGACGAGAGAATGTTGTTCAACCATGTACGTTCCCAGAGGTCTATCTGACTCTAGGGGCCCCAGGAGATAACTTTGTGATTCCGCTGAGTCCAGGGCCTGGAAGACCTCTGTCCTTTAACTTAAACCTTGTCCCAAAAGAGGATGTTACGTCAAAGCATGACTCTCCAAGCTGTGGAAGTCCCAGGAAGGCCAATTCAAGACCATCATCTCCTAACCCAGTAGCAACCAGATCCTCAAGCCCACATAAACTGGAGAAGCTTGTGGCCAGCTCTACTGGTCCACTTGAAGACTGTGTCTCTCTGATTGAGCAGAGTCATACAGCCCAGTTGCAGAAAGGGATGGCTCAAGGAGGACAAAAGTGTAAAGGGAACCCCGGAAAGGGGAGAGAAAAGGTAGACCAAGGAAAGGGAAAGGGGTGTGGAAAGAAAGATAGGAAAGATGGTGGCAAATAG